GTGCCCGCCAGGCCGCTGAACGGGGTGGTGACGCCGAGCTGCCTGAAGAGCCATCCGCCGACGAAGGCGCCCACGATACCGACCACGATGTCGCCGATCAGCCCCACGCCACCCATCACCAGCGACGCAAGCACGCCGGCGATGAGTCCCACGATCAACCAGGTCAACAGGTCCATGTAGCCTCCGGGTTCGAGTTGAAGCCAACGGCAGCAACTCACATGCCCCGCACGCGCGACCCACCCTCCGCCCAACGGACACGATGAACGTCACACGCGCCGCCCTGCTCGTCCTTGCGCTCGCGCCCGGCGCCTGCGCGCGCCCCGCGTCCCCCGTGCCGGAGGGGATTCGCTACGTGTCGCGCGCGGAGTGGGGCGCCAGGCCGCCGGTGATGGAGATGAAGACGCACGTGCCGCACCGCATCACCATCCACCACACGGCCGAGCGGCAGGCGCCAGCGCGCTCCACCGAGGAGAAGCTCCAGGCGCTGCAGCGCTTCTCGCAGAGTGAGGGGACGCTGGGCAACGGCCGCCCCAAGCGGATGTGGGCCGACGTGCCCTATCACCTGTTCGTGGCCGTGGACGGGAGCGTGGCGGAGGCGCGCCCCATCCGCTTCGTGGGCGACTCCAACACGCCGTACGATCCCACCGGGCACCTGCTGGTGGTGGTCGAGGGCAATTTCGAGGAAGAGGAGCTCT
Above is a genomic segment from Longimicrobium sp. containing:
- a CDS encoding GlsB/YeaQ/YmgE family stress response membrane protein; this translates as MDLLTWLIVGLIAGVLASLVMGGVGLIGDIVVGIVGAFVGGWLFRQLGVTTPFSGLAGTIFTAFVGAVVLLFILRLVTRGRRRL
- a CDS encoding peptidoglycan recognition family protein yields the protein MNVTRAALLVLALAPGACARPASPVPEGIRYVSRAEWGARPPVMEMKTHVPHRITIHHTAERQAPARSTEEKLQALQRFSQSEGTLGNGRPKRMWADVPYHLFVAVDGSVAEARPIRFVGDSNTPYDPTGHLLVVVEGNFEEEELSPAQRRTMDLLIPALARRYHVPPENIAAHRDFAETLCPGRSLYAEIPHFRELVAR